The nucleotide window AACTTCAAGTTTTAGAAGGAGAAATAACAGATAAGGTCACTTTGGCCCTTAATTTTGCAGATATCAAGAATACAAGTCAGAATATATTTCAACTCAGAAGCGAGTATTTTTTGATGCTCATAAGGATGAGGAATGGTACTATTCATCATTCTTTGATTTCTACCTTTATTTTTCTCATCATTGTGCTAATTGATTGTGCTTTTGCACATAGGTTGAAGGACAAATATCACCCAACCAATTTACTATCAGTCATAGAAAGGTGAGGTTTCCCACCTATTTGATGATGATAggaatttcttaaattaaaattagtttgacAGAATTGTGAGGCTCCTTATTTTCATGGTTGTTGACTTTTTATGTCTCTCCTTAAAAAACCCGTTACCATCTCGTATCATGTTGGTAGTCAGTTAATCATATTGGGGAATTTCTATGTAGGAGGAATGAACTTGCACGAAAAGTTGCAAAAGATTTCTTTCTAGATTTACAGAGTGGGACATTGAACTTGTAAGAGCTGCAACTCCTTGATTACTTTCATACGTGTGCATAGTTTACttcgttttttttttgtctgtaagcttatatttacttttatgaTGCAGAGGTCCCGGTGTAAATGCCTCATCATCAAATAAATCTGGACAGACTAGTGATCCAAATTCTGATGATGAAGCAGATACTGGTGGTAAAAGAAGGCGGCATGGTAGGGGACCTGCTAAAGAAACTGACCTTCTATCCGCTGCTCCTAAGGCACACCCAATTAGTTCAGAACCTAGAAGAATCCAAGTTGATATTGAACAAGCGCAGGCTCTTGTGCGCAAACTTGATTTGGAGAAAGGAATCGAGGAAAATATCTTATGTGGGTctgataatgataaaatgagTCGGGAGAAATCCCATGGTGGCTCTACTGGTCCGGTTATTATCATAAGGGGGTTGACCTCTGTCAAGGGCTTGGAGGGTGTTGAACTTCTGGATACACTTCTTACTTATATGTGGCGCATCCATGGTGTGGATTATTATGGGATGGTTGAAACAAGTGAAGCAAAGGGTCTCAGACATGTTAGGGGAGAGGGAAAGAGTAGTGACTTAGGTGGTAATGGGTCTGAGTGGGAAAAGAAACTTGACTCTTATTGGCAAGAGAGATTAAGGACCCAAGATCCATTAGAAATAATGACTGCAAAGGACAAGATCGATGCTGCTGCTTTTGATGCTTTGGATCCCTTTGTTAGGAAGATCAGGGATGAAAAGTATGGGTGGAAGTATGGTTGTGGAGCCAAAGGTTGCACAAAGCTTTTTCATGCTGCTGAGTTTGTGCACAAGCATCTTAAACTGAAGCACCCAGAACTTGTGATGGAGCTCACTGTCAAAGTCCGTGAAGAACTGTATTTTCAGAACTACATGAAGTAAGGGTAGTTTTCTAGATATTATGTTGATTTTCTTTGTACTTTTTGTAAGGATGCTAAAGTAAATTCTTTAATGCCACTGACAGTGATGCAGATGCACCTGGTGGGACACCTGTCATGCAGCAACCTTTACCGGTATGATTTATCTGATTGTTATTTGTCCTATTCAATCAatgctttttattttaaggagatatttttaatatgaatggGCCAGCCAGTTTGACTATATTTACAATTGGCTGGAAATATTGGAATAGGATCACTGGCACTAAGAGTTGAAATGctacttttatattatttctgcAAACTGATTCAAGAGTGCCTTAGTCCTGTTGCTGTTTCCTATCTTAAAAGTCTTGCTAACATTTTACAGGTGCTTTGATTATTTTGTAAACTTCTTATTACGTAGATTAttggaaaatttatttatcaacaGATAGGGCTGTGGCTATAGTACATGTTAGTATCCACCACAACAATTGTTTGAGAAGTAAGAGTTTTGTTCTCAGTTAGTAATATCTTTTATGTTCAATCAGTGATTTTCATTTTGtctaaagaaaaattttcttgattttagtTTAAGGATTTGAAAGAATAGACACTGCAAGAGATGGATAAAGTAGGCTTAGTAtcaaagctttttttttttttggtaataatTGAATATGAAGAAAGAGGGAAGGGATCATAGCTGTCAGAATGACTTTGAGttgaaaatagtttttcaatCTTTTCTGATGCCTGGTAGCATATATTTGTCTTTCTAATCTGATATTGTtagtttcatcttctttttgGAGTTTGTAATTAAGGCCTTTttcatttatatgtataagTTCATATAGTATGCCTAAAGGTTGTGCTCGTTGGTTTGCAGCTATCGTATACTGCAACACATTTCCACTCTGTTTGACTTGATGATGCATATCATGACTTCAAAAAATTGACTTTATATGGAACTAGACGCTAGAcagcataatatatataactgcACCCTCATGATATAATTGTTCTTATGGgtgttttaattataattggtatatcttattaaacaaaatttattattatcaccATCAGTGATTGTTGGTTTTTGGAGTCAGTGTTGCtatatacattttttctttGCAGAAAGAAAAACCACTGAGACGCAAGCTGGGTTCAGACAACCGATTAAAAGATGAACGTGGAAACCGTAGAGATCGTGACTATCGAGCTAATGGGAGTGATAGATATGATAGGTCTGACAATGCTCAGTCTAGTGAATTTCCATCCAATAATGATGGTCCTGATGGAGTAAATCATGATGAACCGATGTTTGATGCTTTTGGAGGAGGCATACGGGTTGGGCCTCCTTTTGCCTCTGATATACCCCCTCCACCGGTGTTGATGCCTGTTCCTGGTGCTGGGTAAGTCAACAGTTTGTGATTCATTTGAAAGAGTTTGGCCATCTTTCTAGGGAGCTTATATATGCCTGTAATTGCAGTCCATTGGGGCCTTTTGTCCCTGCGCCACCTGAAGTTGCTATGCGGATGTTTAGAGAGCAGGGTGGTCCTCCTCCTTTCGAAGGGGGTGGTAGAAATGGGCGGCCTGGGCCCCAACTAGGTGGACCTGGCCCTATTCTTTTGTCTCCTGGTTTTCGACAGGATCCTCGACGATTAAGAAGGTAAACTTTGTTCAGGCTCTCACATTATAAACTTAATGAATGTGACATGGTTGTGTGGTGAAACTATTAAATTCTGTTAGTCCACATGAGAGCAAATTTAGATGGTACTGAAATTATAGTTAGTGAATAGCATTTTGTGGCATATAAAACTTTTACCTTTAAGGGGAAGGACAGCTTTACTTATAAAAGATTTGTCtcctaaatattaatttactgtAAGGTGAAACACAAATTTCCCAGTTGATTGAGGAAGATTCTGTTTCTGGAGAAAGAAAGAACTCAGTTCATTTGATTGTTATTGTTTTATgctgttttcaaattttcacctGTGATCAAATCTCAGCAAATATTTAATGTCATGCAGCTACCAAGACCTCGATGCACCAGAGGATGAAGTCACCGTTATAGACTACAGGAGTTTGTAAAGAAGTGGTGAATTGTGAAAGAGGATAAGCTGATATTTTTGGAGGATCGGGTCAACTCTTGCACTACCGGGACATCAATTTGCAATGGTAAAAGAAACCACATTATGCTTAGTTAATTAGAATGTGTATCTAATGCGGGTAGCTCATTGTTTCTGCATCTGTGGAATGACAGTGGTACTTTGTCCTGCAATGTCTGAGTTGTGTGTTAGTGATCCAATTTCCAATTTTTCCCCCACCGTTTGACTGGCTTTGaaaaaagattttctttttacaaattTAGGGTGGGTTTATACTATGGTTAATGAAGTAGATTTTTATTAGTTGCTCATTTGTTTTCCCCTTGGTGTTGAATAGAtgataaaccaaacattttGCTTTCCTTTGGACAATAAGATATTTTGATGGTAAACTCCTGGGCATCGTCTGATGAGTTTTGAGTAGTTGCCTATGTCATTCTGGACTGTGTAAGTCTTTTTGGTTCTCAAATTACGGTTTATTATACAGTGTTCAGCATGGACAGCCTCAAAATTTGCTGGAAGCaaacatttaacaataatgaaaacattaaataatttgCAAAAAATAAGTGTTCTGAGAATTTAAAGCTAgatcattatattttttaactaaatatttcTATGAACGTACTcgtattaacattttaaatgagttgTGCTCAATTTTTAGAAATAGCAAGTTTCTATCTATGTTATTATGATTGAATAAATGATTATGAAATGTTGAATTAGCCCGTGATAACATTATACAATGTTTGTGTTTTATACTCAACAAAATTAAAGGTTGAATTATAGTTATCGATACTTGACGGTGTAATATAGATGagaaacaatatatattataaagtatatttaattaatatagtataatgaatgtattatatgatatgatataataaaatgttttaagacTGCATAcgagataatttttttacatataattccAGTGTCAGATACAACATTTGACTGTCTGTTGTATgttaaaacaaacaataaaattatgtgtatttatatttgagtatctaattatatatttatataatatatcattatattattttaaattaataataaaataatactatttacataataataatatatcatatagtaTTTGATTGGATACTTGATGCACCGTAATATTACTTTTTGAAATATCATGTGGTTGTGGAAGATTGACATCTGGTGCCTAATAAGTAGAACCATTAAATTGAATCCCACTAAAATTGAAATGTTAAGCAATAAATAATTTGTGTGTAAGATTTTggaaacataataattatgaaCATCATAACAAGTATATCATGTTATACTTTTAAGTCTGTATTTTATactaggctaaaagacttattctcacccaaggtttaacctattttcaaatacatattcgtaaaattttaaaaatttaaacatttatctaTAAGTTGTCATTAAACCCAACCGCAACCGTTAGttataaaaggtaaaatcataattttatcattaaa belongs to Mangifera indica cultivar Alphonso chromosome 2, CATAS_Mindica_2.1, whole genome shotgun sequence and includes:
- the LOC123208886 gene encoding serrate RNA effector molecule-like; its protein translation is MAQVLNNMAVDSLDRRRDRKDKSSSADDTTLENTTDASQSSPPPPPQQQTQPPPSSRRRDRDSRERRDDRDLDRPPNRRGPDYYDRNRSPPMARDRDRDYKRRSTLSPPQPVSYRDRRHSPPPRRSPPYKRSRRDDGGYDGRRGSPRGGFGPGDRRFGYDYAGGYEREIGGRPGYGDERPHGRYIGRPIGGYGGPPEWDSGRSGYSDVPNTGSAQREGLMSYKQFIQELEDDILPAEAERRYQEYKSEYISTQKRVFFDAHKDEEWLKDKYHPTNLLSVIERRNELARKVAKDFFLDLQSGTLNLGPGVNASSSNKSGQTSDPNSDDEADTGGKRRRHGRGPAKETDLLSAAPKAHPISSEPRRIQVDIEQAQALVRKLDLEKGIEENILCGSDNDKMSREKSHGGSTGPVIIIRGLTSVKGLEGVELLDTLLTYMWRIHGVDYYGMVETSEAKGLRHVRGEGKSSDLGGNGSEWEKKLDSYWQERLRTQDPLEIMTAKDKIDAAAFDALDPFVRKIRDEKYGWKYGCGAKGCTKLFHAAEFVHKHLKLKHPELVMELTVKVREELYFQNYMNDADAPGGTPVMQQPLPKEKPLRRKLGSDNRLKDERGNRRDRDYRANGSDRYDRSDNAQSSEFPSNNDGPDGVNHDEPMFDAFGGGIRVGPPFASDIPPPPVLMPVPGAGPLGPFVPAPPEVAMRMFREQGGPPPFEGGGRNGRPGPQLGGPGPILLSPGFRQDPRRLRSYQDLDAPEDEVTVIDYRSL